ACGGGCATCCACCACAGAAATAGATTTTTTGGTTGAGAATAAAAATGTGATTCTGATCGACGATGTTTTATACACAGGTAGAACGGTACATGCAGCGATGTCTGCAATTTCAGATTACGGACGACCTTCTACGATTGAGATGCTTTGTATGGTGGACAGACGATTTAACAGACAGTTTCCGATCAAAGCCGATTTTGTAGGAATAACGGTGGATTCAGTGGATGAAGCATATGTAAGTGTGGAATATTCAAAAATTGATGGAAAGGATCAGGTATTATTGTTTTCAGGAAAGGATAAAAATAAATGAATATTAAAGAACAAAAATCAGGATCTCAGTTAAGTACCAAACATTTGCTTGGGATCAATTATATTCAGAAAGAAGACATTGATTTAATTTTCAGGACTGCATCAGAATTTAAAGAAGTCATTAACCGACCCATCAAAAAAGTTCCGTCTTTGAGAGATGTAACGATAGCTAATGTATTTTTTGAAAATTCAACCCGCACAAGAATTTCCTTTGAGTTAGCTGAAAGAAGATTGTCCGCAGACGTGGTTAATTTTGCAGCTTCATCTTCATCTGTCAGCAAGGGTGAAACTTTGCTGGATACAGTAAATAATATTCTGGCAATGAAAGTGGATATGGTGGTCATGAGACACCCGGCGCCGGGAGCCCACCACTTTCTGGCAAATCATATCGACGCCAATATTATAAATGCCGGTGACGGTACGCATGAACATCCTACGCAGGCACTCCTGGATGCCTATTCTATGATGGAAGTTCTGGGTGACCTGAAAGGTAAAAATATTGTAATTGTTGGAGATATCCTGCACAGTAGGGTAGCTCTCAGTAATATCTTCTGTCTTAAAAAATTGGGAGCTAATGTTAAAGTTTGTGGCCCGCCAACTTTGATACCGACACATATCAAATCATTAGGCGTAGAAGTTGAATACAGTATCCGAAAAGCATTGGAATGGTGCGATGCTGCCAATGTACTAAGAATACAGTTGGAGAGACAAGACATACATTACATTCCATCATTAAGAGAATATACACAGTATTTTGGTATTAACAAAAAGTTGTTGGACAGCATCGGTAAAAAAATAGTAATCATGCACCCCGGACCTATCAACAGAGGGATAGAACTTTCAGGTGATGTGGCTGATTCAGAACAATCGATCATTTTACAGCAGGTTGAGAACGGGGTAGCGATCAGAATGGCAGTCCTTTATCTGCTTGCAGGAAAGATATAGTCTTTGTTAAAAAAGTATTAATCCTAATGTCTAAAAAACTAATAACCAACAGAATATTGTTTATTTGCACCTAAAATAAGATACTATGAGGTTTTTGATTTTAACTTTTATTTGTTGTGTTATGACAACGGTGCTTTCAGCACAATACAAATTTGAAATCGATATTAAAAATTACACCAATGACACATTGATTTTGGGTAATTATTTTGGTGAAAAACAAGTCGTAAAAGATACGATGTTTGCCACGAATACAGGACATTTTGAATATTCCAAAGATTCCCTTTCTGCAGGTATGTATATTCTTTTACTGAAACCAGAGAATACTTTTATACAGTTTCTGGTGAATGGCACAGAGAAAAAAATCAGTATTAGTTTTGATTCTAAAGACCTTTCAGAAGTTCGTTTTAAAGGAAGTCCTGATAATGATTTGTTTTATAAATATCTTGACTTTTTAAAGGATAAAAGAGTCTTGGCGGACACCCTTAAGGCAAGAATCACCAGAGCGGAAGCTGCTGAGACAACAGATGAAGTTTCTAAAAAAGCATTGGAACAATTAGACAAGGACGTACAGAACTACCAAAAGGATTTAATTTTGAAAAATCCTAAAACGCTTACAGCATATCTTATTCAATCCAACATTGATATTGATATTCCTGAATTTGAAGAAGAAGGAGACGCACTTCAGATGAAAAGGTATCTGTACTACAAAAAGCATTATTTTGATAATATAGATATAAGCCACCCTGCATTGATCCGAATGCCTTTTACCCATCCCAAGATAAATACATTCATTACTAAATTGTCCAATCAGCAACCTGATTCATTGATTAAAACAGTAGATTATATTTTGGAGAAGCTGGAACCGAATCCTGATGCGTACCGCTACTATCTGGCAGATTTTCTGAATCAGTATGCACAGATGAAAATGGTAGGTCTTGATGCTATTTACGTTCATTTGGTGGACAAGTATTATACAAAGGGCAAGGCAACCTGGGTTACTGAAGAGAATCTGAAAAAAATGAGTGATAATGCCGATGATCTGAGACCTATTCTTATTGGTAAAATTATGCCTGATTTTACTACATATAAAGAAGATGGTACCCCCGTCAGATTGCATAGTATAAAATCTAAATACACAATATTACTTTTTTGGGCACCTGATTGCGGGCATTGTAAAAAAGTAATGCCGGGCATAGTAGATTTTTATTCTAAAAATAAGGGTAAAAACCTGACAATGCTGACGGTGTGTACAAAAGGAGGTGAAAAAACCGAGACTTGCTGGCCCGCCATTAAAGAAAAAAATATGACTGATTTCATCAATACAGCTGATGAATATCAGCGTTACCATAAAGACATCAGAATAAAGTCCACACCAAAAATATTTATTCTCGATGACAAAAAGGAAATCATTGTCAAGGATATTCCCGGTGAAGAATTAGAGCGTATTTTTAATGAAGTAGTAGAATTTGAAGAAAAAAGACGCATTGAAAAGCAGTAAAATCAGACATCATAATCCTTACTTAAAATTCAATACCAAAAGTATATTAGCTTTAAACTTGAAAAATTAAATAAGGTATTATCTTTACCCACTTAAGGCAAATTTTATAATGAGTGAAACGGACAGGTTGGTTAAAGATACAAGACGCTACCGTTGGCTGCATAAATTTATTGCAATTCCGGTTTTATTCTTTCTTTTTCTGATAGGAATTACTGGACTATTGTTGGGATGGAAAAAACAGACAAAATTACTGCCTGAAACTACAAAAAGCAAAGCATCGATTGAGCTACCCTGGATACCAATGGACAGTCTCATGGCTGTTTCCGACAGGTATACAGAAAAGGAATTCAATGAAGTTTATAAAATTGACAGAATAGATGTAAGACCTTCCAAAGGAATAGCAAAGATTATTTACC
The genomic region above belongs to Saprospiraceae bacterium and contains:
- the pyrR gene encoding bifunctional pyr operon transcriptional regulator/uracil phosphoribosyltransferase PyrR, with protein sequence MNKGKLILSPERFQLTIERLCYLILERHLSLENVCFLGVQERGVFLAERLLDELKTISSQSNWNFGKLDITFYRDDFRRRDTPLRASTTEIDFLVENKNVILIDDVLYTGRTVHAAMSAISDYGRPSTIEMLCMVDRRFNRQFPIKADFVGITVDSVDEAYVSVEYSKIDGKDQVLLFSGKDKNK
- a CDS encoding aspartate carbamoyltransferase catalytic subunit, whose translation is MNIKEQKSGSQLSTKHLLGINYIQKEDIDLIFRTASEFKEVINRPIKKVPSLRDVTIANVFFENSTRTRISFELAERRLSADVVNFAASSSSVSKGETLLDTVNNILAMKVDMVVMRHPAPGAHHFLANHIDANIINAGDGTHEHPTQALLDAYSMMEVLGDLKGKNIVIVGDILHSRVALSNIFCLKKLGANVKVCGPPTLIPTHIKSLGVEVEYSIRKALEWCDAANVLRIQLERQDIHYIPSLREYTQYFGINKKLLDSIGKKIVIMHPGPINRGIELSGDVADSEQSIILQQVENGVAIRMAVLYLLAGKI
- a CDS encoding redoxin domain-containing protein, whose protein sequence is MRFLILTFICCVMTTVLSAQYKFEIDIKNYTNDTLILGNYFGEKQVVKDTMFATNTGHFEYSKDSLSAGMYILLLKPENTFIQFLVNGTEKKISISFDSKDLSEVRFKGSPDNDLFYKYLDFLKDKRVLADTLKARITRAEAAETTDEVSKKALEQLDKDVQNYQKDLILKNPKTLTAYLIQSNIDIDIPEFEEEGDALQMKRYLYYKKHYFDNIDISHPALIRMPFTHPKINTFITKLSNQQPDSLIKTVDYILEKLEPNPDAYRYYLADFLNQYAQMKMVGLDAIYVHLVDKYYTKGKATWVTEENLKKMSDNADDLRPILIGKIMPDFTTYKEDGTPVRLHSIKSKYTILLFWAPDCGHCKKVMPGIVDFYSKNKGKNLTMLTVCTKGGEKTETCWPAIKEKNMTDFINTADEYQRYHKDIRIKSTPKIFILDDKKEIIVKDIPGEELERIFNEVVEFEEKRRIEKQ
- a CDS encoding PepSY domain-containing protein; the encoded protein is MSETDRLVKDTRRYRWLHKFIAIPVLFFLFLIGITGLLLGWKKQTKLLPETTKSKASIELPWIPMDSLMAVSDRYTEKEFNEVYKIDRIDVRPSKGIAKIIYQTSFRELQIDGRTGEILSVKKRNSDLIEKIHDGSIFSFLLNSDNEIFKLLYTTWVSLSLIILSVSGFFLWLNPKLIRKRKSQAT